The Methanolacinia paynteri genome includes a region encoding these proteins:
- a CDS encoding chloride channel protein, with the protein MRYFTGDTSYFKKTMLLGIMIGLISGFGALFFFWGLKYGSLFFMDWIVNYTVPREGQTAAQIAGWTPPVNIWLILPVISFGALLSGLLVYTFAPEAEGHGTDAAIRAFHKEGRIRPRVVIVKAVSSILTISTGGSAGREGPTAQISAGFGSVMSDVFKLSEHERRIAIATGIGAGIATIFKAPLGGALLAAEILYYRDFESEAVVPAFLASIIGYSIFGYFEGYDPIFSGAEISWNVTQIPFFLVLGVFCSAFGLLYIKTFYSTKDLFSGFFTKHHIPNHFKPLAGAVIIGLFVIALAHISHDTMIAALGGLGAGYGFIQLSVYNMLPLTVLLLLPFIKIITTSLTIGSGGSGGVFAPGLVIGGAVGGALGMLFHFFIPEIIPLATVPAFVIVGMISLFGGISNAPIAVMIMVVEMSGDFSLLVPAMGAVAISTILTGDSTIFREQVPTKAQSGAHRGEYNVEILEDITAREAMTKKEDLICISPSDSAKEVIKIMDESLHTGFPVIEDGKLVGIVTMRNIRKEMDNSEDVEIGEIMVKELITINAGSSLEKALSVMMSNAIHHLPVVDDNDPEKLEGFITSTDIMRAYTKRMNK; encoded by the coding sequence ATGAGGTACTTCACCGGGGATACAAGCTATTTTAAAAAGACTATGCTTCTCGGCATAATGATCGGCCTGATCTCCGGGTTCGGAGCCCTGTTTTTCTTCTGGGGACTTAAATACGGTTCACTATTCTTCATGGACTGGATTGTCAATTACACAGTCCCGAGGGAGGGCCAGACCGCCGCCCAGATCGCCGGGTGGACTCCGCCTGTCAACATCTGGCTTATTCTTCCCGTAATATCCTTCGGTGCACTTCTCTCCGGGCTTCTTGTATACACTTTTGCACCCGAAGCAGAAGGCCACGGGACGGATGCGGCAATACGTGCATTCCACAAGGAAGGAAGAATCCGCCCCCGGGTTGTTATCGTAAAGGCAGTCTCTTCGATTCTTACGATATCCACCGGAGGAAGTGCAGGCAGGGAAGGGCCGACCGCACAGATCTCCGCGGGATTCGGGTCGGTGATGAGCGACGTCTTCAAGTTGTCCGAACACGAAAGAAGAATCGCGATCGCAACCGGTATAGGTGCAGGAATCGCAACGATCTTCAAGGCTCCGCTCGGCGGCGCACTGCTCGCCGCAGAGATTCTCTATTACCGTGATTTCGAATCTGAAGCGGTCGTTCCGGCTTTCCTTGCTTCGATAATAGGCTATTCGATATTCGGTTACTTCGAAGGATACGACCCGATATTTTCAGGTGCCGAAATTTCGTGGAACGTGACACAGATCCCGTTCTTCCTTGTTCTGGGAGTGTTTTGCTCTGCATTCGGCCTTCTCTATATCAAAACATTCTATTCCACAAAAGATCTTTTTTCAGGATTTTTTACAAAACATCATATCCCCAATCATTTCAAACCGCTCGCGGGCGCAGTAATTATCGGGCTTTTCGTTATCGCACTTGCACACATCTCCCATGATACCATGATTGCGGCTCTCGGAGGTCTCGGTGCAGGTTACGGCTTCATCCAGCTTTCGGTATACAATATGCTGCCCCTGACCGTGCTTCTCCTCCTGCCGTTCATCAAAATCATTACGACATCGCTTACAATAGGATCAGGCGGGAGCGGCGGTGTGTTCGCCCCCGGACTTGTTATAGGGGGAGCAGTCGGCGGGGCTCTGGGAATGCTGTTCCATTTCTTTATCCCGGAGATCATACCGCTTGCAACGGTTCCAGCATTCGTGATTGTTGGAATGATCTCTCTCTTCGGCGGCATATCCAATGCACCGATAGCGGTGATGATAATGGTAGTCGAGATGAGCGGCGACTTCTCGCTCCTTGTTCCTGCGATGGGTGCTGTCGCGATCTCCACCATACTCACCGGAGACAGCACGATATTCAGGGAGCAGGTCCCGACAAAGGCACAATCCGGTGCCCACAGGGGCGAATACAATGTCGAGATTCTTGAAGACATCACTGCAAGGGAGGCCATGACTAAAAAGGAAGATCTAATCTGCATCAGTCCGTCGGACTCGGCAAAAGAGGTCATTAAGATTATGGACGAAAGTCTCCACACGGGCTTTCCTGTTATTGAAGACGGAAAACTCGTGGGAATAGTTACCATGAGAAATATCCGGAAGGAGATGGACAATTCAGAAGATGTCGAGATCGGGGAGATCATGGTTAAGGAACTAATAACCATCAACGCCGGTTCCTCTCTTGAAAAAGCCCTGTCCGTCATGATGTCCAACGCAATTCACCACCTTCCTGTAGTGGACGACAACGATCCTGAGAAACTGGAAGGATTCATTACATCTACTGATATCATGCGGGCTTATACAAAGAGGATGAATAAGTAA
- the fdhF gene encoding formate dehydrogenase subunit alpha, producing MDFKYVPTTCPYCGTGCSFNLVVVDGKVVGTAPFQRSPVNEGRVCPKGSYAHEFVNAPDRLKTPMIKKDGKFVEASWDEALDLVAEKFAQYKGEQSSVICCARASNEDNYALQKFGRCVMQTPNIDHCARLCHASTVAGLAQIFGSGAMTNSVSDLADTNCAFIIGSNNFEAHPLAGRRLMQAKKKGAKIIVCDPRRTPTAKQAHLHIQHYSGTDIALLNGMMQYIIQNGWENKDFIEKRTVGYEEFKKNVMQEKYSLENVSKITGVPVEDIKTACQWIHEAEKTTAVYTLGITQHTVGVDNVRSVGFLQMLTGNMGKPGTGVNPLRGQNNVQGACDMGALPNVFPGYQKVTDEAAVKKFEDAWGCKMPAKIGLTIPEMLDTFADEPEKLKCLYLMGENPIISDPDIAHVDKALKNIEFLVVQDIFLTETAEYADVVLPAVCYAEKDGTQTNTERRVQRWRKAQDGPGESKYDWQIIAELAAKMGMGDKFPWQNASEVFDEMAALTPQYCGMNYERIEKEGLQWPCPTCDHPGTKVLHCETFNGMPEGKSVFAPIEHRPPAEQTDADYPFILTTGATIWHWPSGTMTRRSESLNRDCPTGWIEINEEDAAEMGIETGDIVTAYSRRGEVDVPARKTPDIKKGVMFMPFHFWECRANWITNTPYDPVSKTPEYKACAINVKKKEA from the coding sequence ATGGATTTCAAGTATGTCCCGACCACCTGCCCCTACTGTGGTACGGGATGTTCATTCAACCTGGTAGTCGTTGACGGAAAAGTAGTAGGAACGGCCCCGTTCCAGCGCTCTCCCGTCAACGAGGGCAGGGTATGCCCGAAAGGGTCATATGCCCATGAATTTGTAAATGCCCCGGACCGGCTTAAAACGCCTATGATCAAGAAAGACGGCAAATTTGTCGAAGCTTCCTGGGATGAGGCACTTGATCTCGTTGCTGAGAAATTTGCACAGTACAAGGGGGAGCAGTCATCTGTGATATGCTGTGCACGTGCATCCAACGAGGACAATTATGCACTCCAGAAGTTCGGGCGCTGTGTTATGCAGACTCCTAACATCGATCACTGTGCAAGGCTCTGCCATGCATCGACGGTTGCGGGACTCGCCCAGATCTTCGGATCGGGAGCTATGACGAATTCGGTCTCGGATCTCGCCGATACGAACTGTGCGTTCATCATAGGCAGCAACAACTTCGAAGCCCACCCGCTTGCAGGACGCAGGCTGATGCAGGCAAAGAAGAAGGGAGCAAAGATTATCGTCTGCGATCCACGCAGAACTCCCACCGCCAAGCAGGCTCATCTTCACATCCAGCACTACTCCGGAACCGATATCGCCCTCCTGAACGGTATGATGCAGTATATCATCCAGAACGGCTGGGAGAACAAGGACTTCATCGAGAAGAGAACCGTCGGGTATGAAGAGTTCAAGAAGAACGTCATGCAGGAGAAGTACAGCCTTGAGAACGTCTCGAAGATCACCGGCGTTCCGGTCGAAGACATAAAGACTGCATGCCAGTGGATACACGAAGCGGAGAAGACAACAGCAGTATACACGCTTGGTATCACACAGCACACCGTCGGCGTCGACAACGTCCGTTCTGTCGGTTTCCTCCAGATGCTCACAGGAAACATGGGCAAACCCGGCACAGGTGTCAACCCTCTGAGAGGACAGAACAATGTCCAGGGCGCCTGTGATATGGGTGCACTCCCGAACGTATTTCCCGGTTACCAGAAGGTTACCGACGAGGCAGCCGTAAAGAAGTTCGAGGATGCATGGGGCTGCAAGATGCCGGCAAAGATCGGTCTTACGATCCCCGAAATGCTCGACACATTCGCGGACGAACCCGAGAAGCTGAAATGCCTGTATCTTATGGGTGAGAACCCGATCATCTCAGATCCGGATATCGCACACGTCGACAAGGCACTGAAGAACATCGAGTTCCTCGTTGTCCAGGATATCTTCCTGACAGAGACGGCAGAATACGCCGATGTCGTTCTTCCTGCGGTCTGCTATGCCGAAAAGGACGGCACGCAGACGAACACGGAGCGCCGCGTTCAGCGCTGGAGGAAGGCCCAGGACGGTCCCGGCGAGTCGAAGTATGACTGGCAGATCATCGCAGAGCTCGCCGCCAAGATGGGAATGGGCGACAAGTTCCCGTGGCAGAATGCATCCGAGGTCTTCGACGAAATGGCCGCACTTACGCCCCAGTACTGCGGTATGAACTACGAGCGTATCGAGAAGGAAGGTCTCCAGTGGCCCTGTCCGACATGCGACCACCCCGGAACCAAGGTTCTCCACTGCGAGACATTCAACGGCATGCCCGAAGGAAAGTCGGTATTCGCACCGATCGAACACAGGCCCCCGGCCGAGCAGACGGACGCCGATTACCCGTTCATCCTGACTACAGGAGCAACAATCTGGCACTGGCCGTCCGGAACGATGACACGCAGGAGCGAAAGTCTGAACAGGGACTGCCCGACAGGATGGATCGAGATAAACGAAGAGGATGCGGCAGAGATGGGCATCGAGACCGGTGACATTGTCACTGCATACTCCCGCAGGGGAGAGGTCGACGTGCCTGCAAGAAAGACGCCGGATATCAAGAAGGGTGTCATGTTCATGCCGTTCCACTTCTGGGAATGCAGGGCGAACTGGATTACCAACACACCGTATGACCCTGTCTCGAAGACACCGGAGTACAAGGCCTGTGCTATAAATGTTAAGAAGAAGGAGGCCTGA
- a CDS encoding ATP-binding protein has translation MNLQDIETNDYSKYRLVGNSVLSYRFTVPHNEMIFVGDILKITDSEKDLVFFAKITDLLHDSNFADSKWDTRPHTNHFYNLGEDVYITAEATPLGCIDKSIGSEGTFRKARTIPTKFSEVSKPDDEDFRFLKSVMGDIEVGMMRTGQEVLKDVPVSLHSSILPQHMGVFATTGMGKSNFMKTFCASCMKERKFGLLMVDPHGEYVAGGRSSTGDKVTGLLNYSNGRDGLTVFTISDLNIKRYSLNRLTLSYDDFRASDLFLLYEHSQAQRELVEILDDLDGGNLIDFFMNTDFSEFDPQVPETYTGPHTHMASRVRNFSPSTLEVIQRRVVSLVSRNSKFLKQRTSAIDEIVTALHNRKVVLIDIPGMNEQSELLVLSIITRKLLRIHQNEEKFTDTGSDDIENVLITIEEAQRVLGSGAGKTQIFRECAMEGRKFGIGLCVITQQPKNIDPKVLAQLNTFVIMGLGDRNDRQIVSASAKQDLSEMDTEIQTLDTGEAIISSPKIPFPVSTKIHKFETYVASLNKKTPKSPTPEKIGF, from the coding sequence ATGAATTTGCAAGATATTGAAACGAACGACTATTCCAAGTACAGGCTTGTCGGAAACAGCGTGCTCTCCTACAGGTTCACTGTTCCGCACAATGAAATGATATTCGTGGGCGACATCCTCAAAATAACGGACAGCGAAAAGGACCTCGTCTTCTTTGCAAAGATAACCGACCTCCTTCATGACAGCAACTTCGCGGATTCCAAGTGGGACACGAGGCCTCACACGAATCACTTCTACAATCTCGGCGAGGACGTATACATCACCGCGGAAGCCACACCCCTCGGGTGCATTGATAAGAGCATTGGATCAGAAGGAACCTTCAGGAAGGCCAGAACTATCCCGACCAAGTTCTCGGAAGTCTCAAAGCCCGACGACGAGGACTTCAGGTTCCTGAAATCTGTGATGGGCGACATCGAGGTAGGCATGATGCGAACCGGGCAGGAAGTCCTGAAGGACGTTCCTGTCTCCCTGCACAGTTCAATCCTGCCGCAGCACATGGGGGTTTTCGCCACAACGGGAATGGGAAAGAGCAACTTCATGAAGACCTTCTGTGCATCCTGCATGAAGGAGAGAAAATTCGGCCTGCTCATGGTCGATCCCCACGGTGAATATGTTGCCGGCGGAAGGTCTTCGACAGGCGATAAGGTAACGGGCCTTCTTAATTACAGCAATGGAAGAGACGGCCTGACCGTATTCACGATAAGCGATCTGAACATTAAAAGATACAGCCTGAACAGGCTTACTCTCTCTTACGACGATTTCAGGGCGTCCGATCTCTTCCTTCTCTACGAACATTCGCAGGCCCAAAGAGAGCTTGTAGAGATCCTCGACGATCTCGACGGCGGAAATCTGATTGACTTCTTCATGAATACCGATTTCTCGGAGTTCGACCCGCAGGTTCCCGAGACTTACACAGGGCCCCACACCCATATGGCATCAAGAGTCAGGAACTTCAGCCCGAGCACACTTGAAGTCATCCAGAGAAGAGTAGTATCTCTCGTCAGTAGAAACTCGAAGTTCCTGAAGCAAAGGACCTCTGCAATTGACGAAATAGTCACCGCACTCCACAACAGGAAAGTCGTCCTGATCGACATCCCCGGGATGAACGAACAGAGCGAGCTCCTCGTACTCTCGATAATCACAAGAAAACTTCTAAGAATTCACCAGAACGAAGAGAAATTCACGGACACGGGTTCGGACGATATAGAGAATGTCCTCATTACTATAGAGGAGGCACAGAGAGTCCTCGGGTCCGGAGCGGGAAAAACACAGATCTTCAGAGAATGTGCAATGGAGGGCCGTAAATTCGGTATCGGACTTTGTGTTATCACCCAGCAGCCGAAGAATATCGATCCCAAGGTGCTCGCCCAGCTCAATACATTCGTAATCATGGGGCTTGGAGACAGAAACGACAGGCAGATAGTCTCGGCGAGTGCAAAACAGGATCTCTCGGAGATGGATACCGAGATCCAGACGCTCGATACAGGTGAGGCGATCATAAGTTCGCCGAAGATCCCGTTCCCGGTCAGCACCAAAATTCACAAATTCGAAACATATGTAGCATCCCTTAATAAGAAAACACCCAAATCCCCCACTCCGGAGAAAATCGGATTCTGA
- a CDS encoding DNA double-strand break repair nuclease NurA: MRNNKLYRDDLDSVAGYINGICSGEPLKRIIDDSPINPEDFRNPAKRFDSTVAAVDGSNAMILESGSFSVVAIRAVSVAFRGGERLFTKTTPLRLPRISKLHASDEYRRLYMECFGTEPENPIDDDPSRAASVFRDTLEYWTAKETLEKLKPGDCLLLDGSLRTSHASHNPILADIVRDCGNLGIYLVSVSKRNSLTWNGFPLDIAINAAASEFGIKPPWFIEIPKGITDQKRHEQWHRGKTYIIKLHPASGIVLKAEIPKYADNAYAEAALSACAEYSGDGRIPGYPYPLMEAHRGCCITQEITDIIRQDVIGRIDENGIDRTRYNQLFGDLHDEFARY; encoded by the coding sequence TTGAGGAACAACAAACTATACAGGGACGATCTCGACTCAGTCGCCGGGTACATCAACGGGATCTGCTCGGGCGAACCCCTGAAGAGGATTATTGACGATTCACCGATAAATCCAGAAGACTTCAGGAACCCTGCAAAAAGGTTTGATTCCACCGTTGCGGCAGTCGACGGAAGCAATGCCATGATTCTTGAATCCGGTTCCTTTTCAGTCGTTGCAATACGTGCAGTCTCGGTCGCATTCAGGGGAGGAGAACGGCTCTTTACAAAAACGACTCCCCTTAGGCTTCCAAGGATCTCAAAGCTCCATGCTTCTGATGAATACAGGCGTCTCTATATGGAATGTTTCGGGACTGAGCCTGAGAATCCGATCGACGACGACCCATCAAGAGCAGCCTCGGTATTCAGGGACACTCTCGAATACTGGACTGCAAAGGAAACGCTGGAAAAACTGAAACCCGGCGACTGCCTGCTGCTTGACGGAAGCCTCAGGACCAGCCATGCCAGCCATAATCCTATCCTTGCGGACATCGTACGAGACTGTGGAAACTTGGGGATTTATCTTGTTTCTGTTTCGAAGAGAAATTCACTGACATGGAACGGATTTCCCCTCGACATCGCAATAAATGCAGCGGCATCCGAATTCGGGATCAAACCCCCGTGGTTTATCGAGATTCCCAAAGGAATCACCGACCAGAAGAGGCACGAACAATGGCACAGGGGCAAGACCTACATTATAAAGCTGCATCCCGCATCCGGGATCGTATTGAAGGCCGAAATCCCGAAATACGCCGACAATGCGTACGCAGAAGCGGCTCTTTCCGCCTGTGCTGAGTATTCAGGCGACGGGAGAATCCCGGGTTACCCATATCCTCTAATGGAGGCGCACAGGGGATGCTGCATCACGCAGGAGATAACCGATATCATCAGGCAGGATGTTATCGGCAGGATCGACGAAAACGGCATAGACCGGACAAGATACAACCAGCTCTTCGGAGACCTTCACGATGAATTTGCAAGATATTGA
- a CDS encoding AAA family ATPase encodes MILERIEFKNFKRYSDETINFNDGITGIIGNNGSGKSTIVQGILFALYGVRAGIEGDFINSSGSNSKDKCSVSLDFQKDGNNYTITRWYRKTPSTTQHEAQLKINDVLLADGVSQVETEIERIVGMAASDFKNTIYAGQKDLSSLLDDSPAERQKWFMKMLGIDFLKKEADARIKTLVDECRTSMAGLGSYLEEKEKENLPEKIDAAAAEMKQAEGNLNLIFNKIKELEGDETELKKKADYLSEKWKEYRELEKDIDLLREANRQKSEYRSAFGKKLAEYEKMLPEFEKPSASEKNYPVVKSKYNEYKEKEKAHLKISSLIENLEYKLNSEKSGLDEINEKIESLSVDKKWHDEIHPEILKRNKLIEEYDRLKKCEDEFRRLENGRIKFREQLKHYTKQAESLRNEIESAEERLKEIGYSGELDSKIEELEDGEKKLAGESIKLTESVKTLDREKKKLSKELDEIIALGEDGECPTCKRRLGDQYRILEDSLKAGIESNENESAELKSKILGIKADHEKALHELDRLKSVRRESLGIISVLEANKKKRQELYLKVEETIGNESKLNEEIVRMSFSDSAIRELERSIKSLDGIFFEYRDIEIRLKDEQSLSSRKADTEGKISDISQKIEDEKKKLSELRFDPEKYRAVEIAFEEAEALHQRYLELKPKIDQIPSLKDEIGKLEEEMNLNSKKFTTTEATLKSMEISEEIVKSALSDVEECRKKISGKKIEAAGLESNIRHLREDLERLEKETADINERKKRYSELQERMVVFEKTRGLMKEYIVYLLNVIRAKIEGEVGQVLSEITGGRYENVLIDENFDILVNDLGENFPARRFSGGEQDDIAIALRIALSRYLADMHHMNGGTFMIFDEIFGSQDEERRSNLISALRTQESHFPQIFLISHIGDIQGEFSTSLLVKIKDDWSSEVIEVSD; translated from the coding sequence TTGATCCTTGAGAGAATAGAGTTTAAAAATTTCAAGCGCTACTCCGACGAGACGATAAATTTTAATGACGGGATCACGGGGATCATCGGCAATAACGGCTCGGGAAAGAGCACGATAGTTCAGGGAATTCTCTTTGCATTATATGGTGTTCGGGCCGGGATCGAAGGAGATTTCATCAACAGTTCCGGTTCAAACAGCAAGGATAAATGCTCTGTCTCGCTTGACTTCCAAAAAGACGGGAACAACTACACCATTACCCGCTGGTACAGAAAAACTCCCTCCACGACCCAGCACGAGGCCCAGCTGAAAATTAACGACGTCCTCCTTGCCGACGGGGTCAGCCAGGTCGAGACAGAGATCGAGAGGATCGTCGGCATGGCTGCTTCGGATTTCAAGAACACAATCTATGCCGGCCAGAAGGATCTCAGCTCTCTTCTTGACGATTCTCCCGCGGAAAGGCAGAAATGGTTCATGAAGATGCTCGGCATCGATTTCCTGAAGAAAGAGGCGGACGCGAGGATAAAGACGCTCGTCGACGAATGCAGGACTAGCATGGCAGGTCTCGGGAGCTATCTGGAAGAGAAGGAGAAAGAAAATCTCCCGGAGAAGATCGATGCCGCGGCAGCGGAGATGAAGCAAGCCGAAGGAAACCTGAATCTAATTTTCAACAAGATCAAAGAACTCGAAGGGGACGAGACAGAGCTTAAGAAAAAAGCAGATTATCTCTCTGAAAAATGGAAAGAATACAGGGAGCTCGAAAAGGATATCGATCTTCTCAGGGAAGCGAACAGACAGAAGTCTGAATATAGATCAGCATTCGGCAAAAAACTGGCTGAATATGAAAAGATGCTTCCAGAGTTCGAGAAGCCATCAGCCTCCGAAAAGAACTATCCCGTTGTAAAAAGCAAATACAACGAATACAAGGAGAAAGAAAAGGCTCACCTGAAGATCTCCTCTCTGATTGAAAATCTCGAATATAAACTGAATTCGGAAAAATCGGGGCTGGATGAGATAAACGAAAAGATCGAATCGTTATCCGTTGACAAAAAGTGGCACGACGAGATTCATCCCGAAATTTTGAAGCGGAACAAGCTCATTGAAGAATATGACAGGCTGAAAAAATGCGAAGATGAATTCAGGCGGCTTGAGAACGGGAGGATCAAATTCCGGGAGCAGTTAAAGCACTATACGAAGCAGGCGGAATCATTAAGGAATGAGATCGAAAGCGCCGAAGAAAGGCTGAAAGAGATCGGATATTCCGGCGAACTTGATTCAAAGATCGAGGAACTCGAAGACGGGGAGAAGAAACTGGCGGGTGAATCGATCAAACTTACGGAATCGGTTAAAACCCTGGATCGCGAGAAGAAAAAGCTCTCGAAGGAGCTTGATGAGATTATCGCACTCGGGGAGGACGGCGAGTGTCCTACCTGCAAGAGGAGGCTCGGCGATCAATATAGGATTCTCGAAGATTCGCTGAAGGCCGGGATCGAATCGAATGAAAACGAATCCGCGGAACTGAAAAGCAAGATCTTGGGGATTAAAGCTGATCACGAAAAGGCACTTCATGAGCTTGACAGACTGAAATCGGTCAGGAGAGAATCCCTCGGGATTATCTCCGTGCTTGAGGCAAATAAGAAAAAGAGACAAGAACTCTACCTGAAGGTCGAAGAGACAATCGGGAATGAGAGCAAGTTAAACGAAGAGATCGTCAGGATGTCTTTTTCTGATTCAGCAATCAGGGAGCTGGAGAGATCGATAAAATCGCTGGACGGGATCTTTTTTGAATACCGTGATATTGAGATAAGACTGAAGGACGAGCAGTCTCTCTCTTCCCGCAAGGCCGATACCGAAGGAAAGATCTCGGATATCTCCCAGAAGATCGAAGACGAAAAGAAAAAGCTCTCAGAACTCAGGTTTGATCCTGAGAAATACCGGGCTGTTGAAATCGCCTTTGAAGAAGCTGAAGCTCTCCACCAGAGATACCTCGAACTTAAACCGAAGATCGACCAGATTCCTTCGCTGAAAGACGAGATCGGTAAACTGGAAGAAGAAATGAATCTCAACTCCAAAAAGTTCACCACGACTGAAGCAACTCTGAAATCAATGGAGATCTCTGAGGAGATTGTTAAATCCGCACTCTCGGATGTTGAGGAATGCAGGAAAAAGATCAGCGGAAAGAAGATTGAAGCGGCCGGGCTTGAGAGCAATATAAGGCATCTCAGGGAGGATCTCGAACGACTGGAGAAAGAAACTGCCGATATTAATGAGAGAAAGAAGAGATATTCGGAACTCCAGGAGAGAATGGTCGTTTTCGAAAAGACACGCGGCCTCATGAAGGAGTATATAGTATACCTCCTGAATGTTATCAGGGCAAAGATCGAGGGGGAAGTCGGACAGGTCCTCTCGGAGATCACCGGCGGCAGGTACGAAAACGTCCTCATCGATGAAAATTTCGATATCCTCGTAAATGACCTCGGCGAGAACTTCCCAGCAAGAAGATTCTCCGGGGGAGAGCAGGACGATATCGCAATCGCACTCAGGATCGCACTGAGCAGGTATCTTGCAGATATGCATCACATGAACGGAGGTACGTTTATGATCTTCGACGAGATCTTCGGCAGCCAGGACGAGGAGCGGCGCAGCAACCTGATATCTGCTCTAAGGACACAGGAGTCGCACTTCCCGCAGATCTTCCTGATATCCCATATCGGCGATATCCAGGGGGAGTTCTCGACTTCGCTCCTTGTAAAGATAAAAGACGACTGGAGTAGCGAGGTAATCGAGGTGTCGGATTGA
- a CDS encoding Coenzyme F420 hydrogenase/dehydrogenase, beta subunit C-terminal domain yields the protein MAAKGDMIYAWASNPECLKSGECGGAVTSLLKYALESKMVDGVLTVAKGVDLYDAKPVFITDPEDIAKAAGSLHCGTLLLPKLIKKYFNGARDMKIAITLKGCDAKAMYELAKRQQINLDNVIMIGLNCGGSVAPGVGRRMIAEKYDVDPDTVHKEEIDKGKFIIEYEGGEKGISIDELEEEGFGRRSNCQRCKTKVPRQCDLACGNWGVIGDKAGKATFVEICSDKGADLVTKAKSAGAIETAAPNPAGIDIRAKIENSMYKLADKSRAKQFGELGEGKERLDYIMSETSRCIKCYQCIENCPICYCVECSTRKPHLVPPGQVPPPFMFHLIRYTHIADSCINCGQCEELCAMDIPNALFMHAIQLEMQDMFGYEPGVNMDLPVLALVEEPAERKRLNDTGTDQIFDIFGQKE from the coding sequence ATGGCAGCAAAAGGCGATATGATATATGCATGGGCTTCAAACCCAGAATGCCTGAAGAGCGGCGAATGCGGAGGAGCGGTTACATCGCTCCTGAAGTACGCACTTGAAAGCAAGATGGTCGACGGTGTCCTTACAGTTGCAAAAGGTGTCGATCTCTACGATGCAAAGCCCGTGTTCATCACCGACCCCGAGGACATTGCAAAGGCGGCAGGTTCGCTTCACTGCGGAACTCTCCTCCTCCCGAAGCTCATAAAGAAGTACTTCAACGGTGCACGCGACATGAAGATCGCGATCACGCTCAAGGGCTGTGATGCAAAGGCGATGTACGAGCTTGCAAAGAGGCAGCAGATCAATCTCGACAATGTTATCATGATCGGTCTGAACTGCGGTGGATCGGTCGCCCCCGGTGTAGGACGAAGGATGATCGCAGAGAAGTACGACGTCGACCCCGACACCGTACACAAGGAAGAGATCGACAAAGGCAAGTTCATCATCGAGTATGAAGGCGGCGAGAAGGGAATCTCGATCGACGAGCTCGAAGAGGAAGGATTTGGCCGTCGTTCCAACTGCCAGCGCTGTAAGACGAAAGTCCCCCGCCAGTGCGATCTTGCATGCGGTAACTGGGGAGTTATCGGGGACAAGGCCGGAAAGGCGACATTCGTCGAGATTTGCTCCGACAAGGGTGCGGATCTTGTTACGAAAGCGAAGAGTGCAGGTGCAATCGAGACTGCAGCTCCGAACCCCGCGGGAATCGACATCCGTGCAAAGATCGAGAACTCGATGTATAAACTCGCCGACAAGTCTAGGGCGAAGCAGTTCGGAGAGCTTGGAGAAGGCAAGGAGCGCCTGGACTATATCATGTCCGAGACCTCCCGCTGTATCAAGTGCTACCAGTGTATAGAGAACTGCCCGATCTGCTACTGCGTGGAATGTTCGACCAGGAAGCCTCATCTTGTTCCGCCGGGACAGGTTCCGCCGCCCTTCATGTTCCACCTGATTCGCTACACACACATTGCCGACTCATGTATAAACTGCGGGCAGTGCGAAGAGCTCTGTGCGATGGATATCCCCAACGCTCTCTTCATGCACGCAATCCAGCTTGAGATGCAGGATATGTTCGGCTACGAACCTGGTGTCAACATGGATCTTCCTGTGCTTGCACTTGTTGAGGAGCCGGCCGAAAGGAAGCGCCTTAACGACACAGGTACCGACCAGATCTTCGACATCTTCGGGCAGAAAGAATAA